Proteins encoded in a region of the Triticum dicoccoides isolate Atlit2015 ecotype Zavitan chromosome 3A, WEW_v2.0, whole genome shotgun sequence genome:
- the LOC119269122 gene encoding BTB/POZ domain and ankyrin repeat-containing protein NPR2-like, translating to MEPSSSITFASSSSYLSNGSSPCSGALAPLPAADGWGGGGGGGGGGSSSSVEAVSLNRLSSNLERLLLDSELDCSDADVDVADGGPPIPVHRCILAVRSSFFHDLFRARGSRSDGAVTASASATGGGAGGDVNGRPQYKMEDLVPGGRVGREAFLAFMGYLYTGRLRPAPLDVVSCADLVCPHDSCPPAIRFAVELMYAAWTFRIPELMSLFQRRLMNFVDKTLAEDVLPILQVAFHSELTQVREKCVQRIARSDLDIMSLDKELPPEIADEIKKIRQKSPPIDGDTIISDPVHEKRVRRIHRALDSDDVELVKLLLNESEITLDDANALHYAAAYCDSKVLTELLGLELANLNLKNSRGYTALHLAAMRREPAIIMCLLSKGAVASQLTDDGRLASNICRRLTRLKDYNAKMEQGQESNKDRMCIDILEREMMRNPMTAEDSVTSPLLADDLHMKLSYLENRVAFARLFFPAEAKVAMQIAQADVTPEVGGFSAASTSGKLREVDLNETPVTKNKRLRSRVDALAKTVELGRRYFPNCSQVLDKFLEDGLPDGLDAFQQQSGTPDEQQVKKMRFCEVKEDVRKAYSKDTADNSMFSALSSNSSSSAMK from the exons ATGGAGCCGTCGTCGTCCATCACGTTCGCCTCCTCGTCGTCCTACCTGTCCAACGGCTCTAGCCCCTGCTCCGGCGCTCTGGCACCGCTGCCCGCGGCGGACGGGTGGGGCGGGGgcggtggagggggagggggagggagcagcagcagcgtcGAGGCCGTGAGCCTGAATCGCCTCAGCAGCAACCTCGAGCGCCTCCTCCTCGATTCTGAACTCGACTGCAGCGACGCTGACGTCGACGTCGCGGACGGCGGTCCGCCCATCCCCGTCCACCGTTGCATCCTCGCCGTGCGCAGCTCCTTCTTCCACGACCTCTTCCGCGCCCGCGGGAGCCGCAGTGATGGGGCCGTCACTGCCTCTGCCTCCGCCACCGGAGGCGGAGCGGGAGGGGATGTGAACGGGAGGCCGCAGTACAAGATGGAGGACCTCGTCCCAGGTGGCCGTGTGGGCCGCGAGGCCTTCCTAGCGTTCATGGGGTACCTCTACACGGGCAGGCTCCGGCCGGCGCCGCTGGACGTGGTGTCATGTGCTGATCTTGTGTGCCCGCACGACTCGTGCCCGCCGGCTATCAGGTTCGCCGTCGAGCTCATGTACGCGGCTTGGACCTTCAGGATCCCCGAGCTCATGTCGCTGTTCCAG CGACGGCTTATGAACTTTGTTGACAAGACTCTGGCGGAAGACGTCCTACCTATTttgcaagttgctttccactcggaGCTTACTCAAGTGCGTGAAAAATGTGTTCAAAGGATTGCAAGATCGGATCTTGATATTATGTCTTTGGATAAGGAACTCCCTCCAGAAATTGCTGACGAGATAAAAAAGATCCGTCAGAAATCTCCGCCAATTGATGGTGACACCATCATTTCGGACCCTGTACacgagaaaagagtaagaagaatcCACAGGGCACTGGATTCTGATGatgttgaacttgtcaagttgcttCTTAATGAGTCTGAAATCACCCTTGACGACGCAAACGCATTGCATTATGCTGCAGCTTACTGCGATTCCAAAGTTCTTACAGAGTTGTTAGGCCTGGAACTTGCCAACTTGAATTTGAAGAACAGTCGTGGGTACACAGCACTCCACCTAGCTGCTATGAGGAGAGAACCAGCTATTATTATGTGTCTCTTAAGCAAAGGAGCAGTGGCGTCGCAATTGACAGATGACGGCCGCCTTGCAAGTAATATTTGTCGAAGGTTAACAAGACTAAAAGATTACAATGCGAAGATGGAGCAGGGCCAAGAGTCAAATAAAGATAGGATGTGCATTGACATCCTAGAGAGGGAGATGATGAGGAATCCTATGACAGCGGAAGATTCTGTCACCTCACCTTTATTGGCTGATGATCTTCACATGAAACTAAGCTACCTGGAAAACAGAG TCGCGTTCGCAAGACTGTTCTTCCCTGCTGAAGCCAAGGTTGCCATGCAAATTGCACAAGCAGACGTCACACCAGAAGTTGGTGGTTTTTCTGCAGCAAGTACTTCTGGTAAACTGAGGGAAGTCGATCTGAATGAGACGCCAGTAACAAAAAACAAAAGGCTGCGTTCAAGGGTGGATGCACTAGCGAAAACAG TGGAACTGGGCCGTCGGTACTTCCCAAACTGCTCGCAGGTGCTCGACAAATTCTTGGAAGATGGCCTGCCTGATGGCCTTGATGCGTTCCAGCAGCAAAGCGGCACCCCTGATGAGCAACAGGTGAAGAAGATGCGCTTCTGCGAGGTGAAGGAGGACGTGCGCAAAGCATACAGCAAAGACACGGCCGATAACAGCATGTTTTCGGCCCTGTCGTCAAACTCCTCGTCCTCGGCGATGAAGTGA